Proteins encoded by one window of Scatophagus argus isolate fScaArg1 chromosome 8, fScaArg1.pri, whole genome shotgun sequence:
- the rps21 gene encoding 40S ribosomal protein S21 has protein sequence MQNDAGEFVDLYVPRKCSASNRIIGAKDHASIQINIAEVDKVTGRFNGQFKTYAICGAIRRMGESDDSILRLAKNDNVVAKNF, from the exons ATGCAGAACGACGCTGGTGAATTTGTGGACCTTTACGTCCCACGTAAATG ctcTGCTAGCAACAGAATCATTGGAGCCAAGGACCATGCTTCCATCCAGATCAACATTGCTGAG GTTGACAAGGTGACTGGTCGCTTCAATGGTCAGTTCAAGACCTACGCCATCTGCGGCGCCATCCGCAGAATG GGCGAGTCTGATGACTCCATCCTGAGGCTGGCAAAGAATGACAACGTTGTTGCAAA GAACTTCTGA